ACCTTCGAACGTTGATTAATctgtcacctaaccacttgaccatcATATCGCTAGCTGCTCAGGgccaatattttaaacactatttgataatgctgcgTTATCATACGGcaataaacaatattattatacatcagactcactatgaaaaatctgattggtcgagagcattcaatcaattaacaatagcttgtgaacttgacatgataaatgtaatatctgctgcagatattacatttatcatatCAAgctcaacgtctgcctggttactaagccccttggagtgttctccccagaaacaaaatggctgaacgcttcgcttctgtttctgaggatgaattatgtgaaaaatgtacaataaaacaattattgaattcggttttcgcatgatatcatgaattatcaaaacctcgtgtctgtgttatctgcctcagccttcgacctcggcagataacacagacctcggttttgataattcatgatattatgctcaacctcatccaacaATTGTttattaaacactgcaaaaggtcggttACCATACTatacgacaaagctaaacattttaaggAGGCTCATAACAAACTCAATACTTTCAATATACTATGTTATTTTGAAGCATTAAATCTACCCAACTGTTCCACAGAACGGCaatattatggtaccatatgaaacatcaataatttcttaacaagatgcactcattttGATGTGACGAAATAaatcaccatggcaacaaaacagccatgtaaaaacaccctatattttttctttaaacgcTTGCATTTAAAAAAACGAACGGTGAtccccaatttttattgctgaaaagttaTAAGCAAACTGAGATAAatcttttggcaaagtttaaaaaaattctctggagcggattcatagccaccttcacaaattagaaaaaatataaGGTGGCTCAAGTCCGCTCCAGATAATTtcttttacctttgcagagatTTTTattcttagcctgctaatcaaTTTCCAGTGATAAAAAacgggggtcaccgagttcgtttttgagatgtaAACGTTTAAAGACAAACTACAAGGCGTTTTTGGATGACTTGTTTGTTGCCGTAGTAACATATGAGTCCACCCTATTGAGTGCATCATGGTAAGCAATTActattgtttcatttggtaTCATAACATCTCCGTTATATGAAACagcgttgtagagttaatcctttaaataaaacattctctccaaattgttgaaactctGTTGAGGCACCTTCAATCAAAGCTtaggcttaggcttaattaccCTTCTATCAGACACTTCAATAAATGTTCAGTGGTAGAGCGGAAAGAAGAGGTTCATATAGGGTAGAAACgtcgggttcaaatccaatctagggataatattttttctttcccttATATTCTCTGCTACCCACAAGTCCAGGGTCACAGTGTCTTAAATCACTGTTaccgataatagtgaattcaaagcaaattatgAATTAACGATAAATCGTTAGAGAGGAGATCATGTTCCAAGTTTCCCCAAAGCGCCCGGGGAGCTTAAAAGAGACTACTGAGGTAAGAGTCAGCATTTTACTActtaaaaaagaagaagaaaaaacaccACACGTGAAGCAATGTTAAAACCATTCGATTGTTCATCAAAAAGTACAATCGTTTCAAAAATAATGACACTTTCAACTGATTTGCGTCGTATTTGGATGGCACATGCAAATTTCCCAAAGTTTGGAATTAATGTTGCTGAAGAGgaaacaaattaaataaatttgtaAAGGCAAAAAGTTCTTACTATTAAAGTAAGCAGAGTAATCATGGGTTCTAACTCACTGtgaaaatccgaaaaccgtAAACACTacaaatatttatgaaatgttattttgtttcaagtaAAAAGCCAATCACGCGGGAGAAAACTAAACCGCAACCACTAACATAAAACAGTTTGTGCTTTCACGCTGCTTCTGGAAttggaatttgtttacccacggaacaccttaagagagCGCAGGAGttcgttcaacatgtgtccgtgcattccgaatcgaattggaatttgacagtgttggtttttgaggagagggaaaaatcggggtacccggagaaaaacctctcggagcaaggagagaaccaacaacaaagtcaacccacatatgacgccgggaccGGGAATAgaacccggaccacattggtgggatgcGAGTGTTCTCACCCCTGCGCTACACCTGCTCCCcttgcttctgattggttgctgcacaatgggaaatttcaaaatcaaatcaaagtgttTTCGGATTCGCACAGTGCGACCGCACTCATAGCTTTTTACTGTATACCTCGTCTTCGTGTCTCTTTTTGTGTTCTTCCTCTTCGAAAGTCCTTTTCGCGTAATGTACGACTGCATATTCCACCATACAGCCGAACACAAAGACAAAGCACGTGATTAGGTAGATATCAATTGCCCGTATGTAGGAGACTTGCGGAAATCCCTCCTGTCCACCAATAAGGAAGCCACCCATTGCTAAGATTGTAATGGTCCCGAGTGATATCCGAGCGGGTGTCGACTTAACATCGATCCAGAAACCCACCCACGACAGAACAACGATCAACGTTGCGGGCACGTACCAACTTAGGAGGTAAAAGTTGATGCGGCGTTTGAACTCAAAGGTGATAGTAAGTCGTCCGTATCGCCCTAcgtcaaacaaaaacaagaaaaataccCGGGCAGTTTAACAGGTTAGTATAGCGTGAGGGTCTGGTAATTTGAGTGACACTTCTTATTTTCAGCAAATAAACCAGGGCATTTACGGTGTCATTCTTGAGTTATCCTCATTTTTAAAACTCCATTTTAGGATACAAAAGTTGGAAGAATGAAAATTAAGGCCTTGGTATTCGAAAAAAGTGAACAAGGAGCTTTGCTTCAAATGCCTTTATTGCAGCAGCCTTTGGCTTGGAAGCCAGGAAAATATGATTAACGATTAAAAATCATAAAGCGATTCGGTTATTTTCTTAAAAAGATTGCAGGAGGTTACTCTAAAGATGAACAACTGGTCCACTGCTCTGTTCTATGATCATTACACTTCACTGTGGTAGCCTATTTCAGGCCATCAAAATTGTCCTTGGAATGGACCGAGGCAACGAGCGGGAGAACAAATACTTTCTCTATCCATGGCAACCCCAGGCTGAGTTGGGTTCATTATCCGTTCATGCGCACTCAAAAAAGGCCAAAAGACCTTACCTCCAAACTAAATGAGCATGATCAAAATTGAAAACTGGACCAGTACTCGAAGTGATCTTGTCCTACGATGAAGACGATCAATCTCGAGCTCGTTCTAGCTTGATTCTAGCCCTCCTGCCCCCTGGCGGAAAAGCACTACGGAGGTTGGTAGACAATTTGACCACAAACCAGAGTGCAAAAAGCCATCTCAAAATATATATCCAAACTGCGAAAAGATAGTGTTTGTCAGCCAACCGTTCATCAGAATATGAAAGACATATGCTGTTTGTTTATGAGGATTTGATTTCAAGAAATAAATATCATTCATCATGGCTTGTAATTTTTAACAtgggaatttaattttggagttAGATAACTCCTGTTCGTAGTTCCTGCGGTACAAAGAGCTTGTGAAAACCTATTTTACCAACGTTAGTTTAAATTAGTTAGGCACTGATAATTATACACCTTGAACaagaaaatcgattttttcagAATTAATTTGTGCGTGTTATgcacaactttatttaagtaaACAAGTGACAACTGGTGCTTATGCCGCCAATACCTGAAGTAAACTCTTGTATAGTTTTTGACTTTTGGAAGGAGATGAGTTCAAAATGAGCAATATTTTTGTCTAATACTGTTAACTCTTTCCATTCATAGTGAATATCGTCATCTGTGTAAAAAACTGCAATTGAAGGAAGAGCGTTAGTTAGCTTCATGAGCTGTATTAGCCTGCGTATCGCTGCGTAGAAAGCGCTCAAGGGGAATTGGGAAATGGAACGGGACCAAAGGTCGCCTGATACACATTGTAAAATTTATGATACACTACTGATCAGAGTCTTGAGGCCGACTTTGAATGAATACGTTGGTGCTTCCTTACTAGCATATCCATTTGAACTTTTGTCATATCTGTTTTTCTTTGTGATTAATTAGTTACTTATCTTGTACATTAAGCTTGCAAATGTCACTTAACGTATGTTGAGGCATATGAAACGttaaagtaaaatgaaaattcaaagGATGCTTTTGTATCTCATGTTTGTCACCTCTGCGTGTGTTGTGTCTTAGTAAAGATGGAGTGTGGTAAAGGGACAGAAATGTATAggaattttgaattttacaaTAAAGAAGAGCTTGTGTTGATTCATGCTGTGCTCTCCTTTTGTAAAATGCcaagaaatgaaataaatatattagCTTATCCTTGTTTTTCCTGTTCAGTGAAAGGCGTGAGTGCAAATATTTAGTTAGAAAAACGTGGTACGTAACAGTACAGTCCTCGAACACAGTTACTGTACACATTTATTACGTCAGTATGGAGATTTACGTACATTTCCGAGATTAAATAAAAATGACATACGatgttttcactagtgaaaaattgtcgtatcggCCTTTTGATTGGTGAACattatgttgaactttggcgcgagTGGCCTGTGCACCGACAGCGGGAGTGAAATTTCTAAACATCAGCGGCCGACTAGTGCATGGTTTTCACTGAagtttttgatattttattgcttagtttcctccacaaaatacttcagaagatcttaaaaagttttaaaagtgctcaagcgaggtatggaaggtaaatatcccttttatttcaaaaatattttgctatttgtttcgGGCTTTTGTTCACtgtcggtggtttgatagcctctcgattaacactaTATCTTGTTAAATTTATGATCTCTGCACTTatacaataaacaaattacttcatggttggctcgtttgtacgacttttattactcactcgttgtgaaggatggatcgttaaactcactcgtttgcttcgctcactcgtttgCTTACGCGATCTTTcaaaactcgtgaataaaaatcgtacgcactcaccaaccataaAGTAACCTATATATCTGATTAAAttttttggtgtgtagtatcgtgATCAGGGATTATTTTTCCATCGTACAACATGCTCTGCAAACATTTTTGGAAAGAAAACTTGTTCCTGGGTACAATATCACGAAATATATGGATTCAACTCTTGCGGTTTTGTTTCGGTAACTTATTGAGTTGAATAATAAATTTGTATATACATTCGAACTATAGATGACTAAGAAAATTCATGTGACTTAACtgttagagtgtaatgtgaagtgctagttttctacccatgtaaaccatgtgagcgttagccctactaatggaattggtcCAACTCAAGGATAGAGAAAGACTCACCCTGGGCGGAGTTCCCTGTTCTTgggtgggcccaattccattagtagggctaacgctcacatggtttacatgggtagaaaactagcacttcacattaaacCCTAATAGTCAAGTCTGTTgacataagtgctacacggtcaacgtttgcaaaaacgtaacccttccttttAAGAAAATTCATGGTCACGTTAAATTACTTAACCACACTCCTCAGTTATAAAATTGTCCATCCTTAATGGCTGAAAAGGCAACAAAGTGCAGGTACTTACAGCTCGTTAGGTTTAAGAAGCACTTCTGTTTGTCCATAGGAAAATAGTGAAATTGCATGGAACAGGATATCGTCATACTGAGTCTACAaacaaatccaaaaaaaaaaaaaaaaaaatagaaattgcGATGAACGATAATAACACTCTCCACTTCACGTAATCAATATTGGTCATAACACCACCAGTAGTCCTAGTATACTCCACATAAGCGAGTCTCACGCGTTCTGACTGTCAAACGTGATCACTTTGGAGATTAAAATCAAGGAAGCAAATGCCTTTCAAAATATCATCATGTAATGACCTATGCAGCAGAGTAGCCAAAGTAAGGGCCACGTGCAGCTCTGTGagaaattgattttttaaaagtaATATTTGTGTCTAAACAAATACCTGGCACTGAAGAGAACATCTCCGTTAGGTGAAATACGTAATCCCTCACTGGCAGGTATTGCGCTGTCAGTCTGTACAGCCTGGATTGACTTGATGCCGTAAATATACGTATCGGGGGTCCATAAGTATTTGACAAGATCCACTTTAAAAACGATGAACTGTTTACCGCCTGCTTGATGTTCATCGTACGCCAAATTTGGATCATGCCAGCGCTGCCTGAAGAAGAACTCCAGCGAAAAATCCATATCTCCAGTGTCCACTTGAAGTGAAGCGATCTCAATAGAAACGTTGACAAGTACAGCATCATCTAAAAGTGTGCAGCAAAGGGGGGATCAAAACTAACTGAGAAAGCAGGGTCAATTCTGGTCGATCCTCGCACAACTAAAAGGAGATTGGACCAGAAAGAAGGCCgagattttttaatttcccaaaagttatttttagcaaCGGTTTTTATCAACGAAATGATGTCATTTGAACGCACAGGACTACGCGACCATTTCATTTTAGAAAATGTAACTCAATGTATGTATTCAAATGCATCTACTACTTAGTGATGCCCAGCTCTCTGGAAACGTGCTTGCGTTCCTCTGGGAGTCTAACAATCTGCATCCCTGACTTCCTCTCGGTGACATGTATAGTGTAAGGACATATGAAACTCACAAAAATGTCGAGATTATGTAAAAATATGTGGTTTTGAAAATCTGAGTTTACGTTTGCAAAACATGAGGAGCGATGTGACTTGGTAACATACAAGAAAACATTCTGGTGCTTGTACCGGGGGTCAACTTGATACGATCAAGGACAATTTGTTTTTCGATCGCCACAAAATAGAAGTCACTTCCTCTCTCTAAAGATTGACAAGGTGTCTGCATTAGTATTCTTTTTATGCTCATTCCCTTCCGCTCGCATGAATACAGCACCGGCCTATTATTGTTGCAAGGGTAAACTATTTTCCAGCAGGTTATAATAGCGCTTACCCTGAGTAGGCATGCAGATGATCGCAAGATTTTTTACATTTACCTCTTGGAAAAACCGTTTTGGGTCGACGAGTCTTGTCATAGTTGACTCCATTTGTTACACAGTATACCAAGTCTTGTGTTGTCTCATACGCAGATACATTGCATCGGCTATCCTGAGCAAAAGCAGAGCtgaaattgcaaaattgtgtCAAGTAAATCCTTTTAACTTTGAAAGCTCCTGCTTTgacaacaaaaatgttttcttttgttaggcTCTACAGAATGTTAGAATGTTATCTAATAAGACTCTTCATTTTTGCCTAACAggatatcgcgtttctgattggtcagtgacgACTGCATAGactgcaatacggaagttgatACGGAAACACAGCAATGGagcaattttgttgagtatgcaATAAATAAACTCTCAAAATATCATATGTGCCCGATTTCCTAGTATACATTTTCAGTTCATGTAGTTCTCACCAAGTAATCTTTACATCCATATCAGAAGTGGACTTCTCACGGTCCATgtgtatatgttgtggtttaatttttctcctggttctttttttttttttcaacgagctcattttttttctaaccagttggtttttttttaaaccaggaatattattttaaaccagcttatttgtcaactgtctgaaaagggatttttatcttttggggTGTGGTTTAAAAACAGGGGCATGGCTTTTTGGGGGGTATGAAATCAAAACATCACTGGTAGATTGATCTTTTCCTTCTACCTTTcaccttttccttcattttcgATTATCCTCACTCCAATTCCCATTCATGAGTACATTAACCATAACCCAAGTACTATTACCGCCACCTCCTTTCTACAAATCCTACTTACTATTTTTCCTTTACAGTAAGTCTGCCAGAGTTTGAACCACTGCCCTTGATGTATTGTGCGATTACTATCCCAGAGCTTTCTCCACTGAGCCACTGGTTACAAATCCCACCCATAAATGTTGATatgaataattgttattgcatCCCACTCTTCCCTCGGATAACATTCGTAATTATTTGCATATTCATAAGCgggcaaatgcaaaaaatagcCTGCGATGTACTATACTTCGTTGTAattttttgattgaaaaaaggcCTTTTTCGATAGAGTCAAATTCAGCTTGAGAGAGAGGTTctgaagacaaagacaaagcaaaGTGGATGATACGCGAATATTTATTACATTGGCTTGAAACTGTGACGATTCCACTCCAAATTGTGTAGACGACCATTTCTATGCGCGAGCAACAACACATCTCgtcgctaaagaaaagaagaattcagaTGAAATCGAGAGGCAGGAGAGGATCATGACAAAATCAGAGGTACAGACCATCAAGCGAAAAAAGTGGACGGTGAATTCGAACAACCAAATCATTACTGGTGACAACAAGGTGGTTCTTTCCAAGAGTCAGATCATCATACAAAGTTCGTTAATTCACATCCACTACATGCAAAATCAGCACATGAAGTTCTCAGTGCCGTAAAGAATTACTGCTTTTCCTATGGTACCCGAAAAATTTCCTACAGACAATGGAGGTGAATTTTGCAATGCGAAACTCAAATTATTTTGcgaggaaaatcaaatcaagctgTCCCATGGAGCGGCAAGAACTCCAACCACACAAGGTCTTGTGGAAAGAAGCAACaaaacatggaaagaaaatatgaggtcaataattatggggtcaaataacaagaacattgaaagatggtgcGAGTACACAATGCAGGCTTCATATACTATGAACATCACTCTCCACAAGGCAATAAATACAACACCACACGAAGCAGCTTTCACGGAATAATggcacaccgtgagaaccaccagaacactgatgaagacattaaaTGTCAAGGGGAAGCCACTGAGCTAGCCTCTGGTAAAAACACTCAGTGAACACTTTAGACAATGATCAGTGTGAAACTTTTGAAAGAGCAGCCAAACGCCAGAAGATATGCGAACGACAGGGtcaatacaatgaagaaatggtAAAACTGCCAAACCAGACAatcaacaggggcacccaacgagaatatagttcaaaaccacttaaacatagcattgttaaacgtattttagtatttaaacggtagatataggcatatctttatcccctaaaaatttttgatctgttcggatttcctagctgaaagtcttttcgaaaatttcagccagaaaaaaggctcccgaaaattctaggtgacctttttcgggtaaaaatctgtttaaaatgggcaattataacattttttagatgttcgaaaatcctaggacatgcaggcaagtaagaaattttacaacaaatgttccgaaaattctagatctcaaatcgtcttccgaacagatattttcctgAATCAAGGAAGGCGTGACTTTTCAAGATCGATGAcatgtttgcaatcaaaatagacagggtagacaaaacgagtcctgtacaCCCGAATATGCTGTTGGGCAAAATAATGGAGATTAGGAAAGACTATGCTAAAATAGTTACTCCACAAGGAATCATTAAGggatttatttcattttcaaggttaTATCCTTGCACTTCGAGGAATGTGACACtcgattattgcaaagaaatttcgttcacaGCTGCTCCCAAGCCGAGCTAAAAATACTTGTCCGTAGCCTTTGttcagtttgcaaataaataaatttcttgTATTCAGATTAAATTCAAAACATAAAATGAATCTATACATTTGGTTGCTTTAGTGGACGGTGTCTGTTACCCAAACTGCATTACTTAGTTAACCAGTCTAGAATCCActtattaggcctaaatacCAACCCATTTTATGACCCCAACCCTAACCTTCTGAAAACAATCGCAATTTCATAATGACAACCCTAAACTCAAACTGACATAGCCCTTAGGCCTAAATGCACTATCGTGACCATGATCCACACTTTCTGTTTGAAGCTAACCATTCAAAGGCACTTCTAAACCAcgttggtgagaggcgagtgctctcaccactgcgccatccctgcactccagtggtttgaaaaaaacaaacgggtttgaaagaaataaaccggtttgagaaaattttaaccaaaaattcaaattaaaccacaacgtgACAACGTCACGGCAGTCatattcatgaaaaaagaaaaggcagtCATGTGTCCAAGTATGGAACTCTATAATAATTGATATGAATAAAAGCCATAGCCCAGCATATGTACTCAATTTTCGAGTTCGATTCTTCACTGAGTCTAGCGGcaggaaattttaaaattaatcagTGTGAAATTTAGATTGCTTTCCAGTTGTTTCTCAATCAGTCCCAAAGCGtttatattattaatttaagCATACTTTTCGAAGAACTCTAAACAGAAGCTAGCTTCTGAGCTTTCTTGGACGTCAGAGAATTGTGAACTGTTTTAGCATCATCTGCTTTGTAGCCTTATAAGCAAAACTGAGAAAGTATATTTTAATATATAACTGCAAGCTTCTTAacttaaattataatttcttAACAATAAGCTAGAACTGAATTATTGTTCCCgttaaaatgttagtttttctTGCGGAATAAAAATTTTtgtcaaaaatcaacattggtTATTAATGAAGATTCAATCCGGGGCAGGTTAAGAAATGCCTTGAAAATTTGCTGTACAAGGTGTTAGTCCAACTGTTATTGATGTCGCCGACCCAATCTACTAGATAGCACCTACGAGAGATTTCGAGAGTTTTTCTCCCCAGTTACCGCCTGAATATTTTTACGCTTGTGATGAAGTGTTACTTTTAAAATCGTAAAAGAATTCAAATCCCTCTCTCCAGAGTGTTAACCGTTTAACGTCCTGTCAAATTAAAGGAATTCAAAAATTGGTTCCGTGCAATTGCAATGTGTAATACAGTAAAATAAACACGTCTTGTTTTCGACTCGCGGCATTTATTGCAATGATTTATTGCAATGAATAATAAGTAGTCGTTGTTAAAACTTACCTTAAGAAAACTTCAGTCCAGACCATAGACCAGACCAGTGGCGTAATTATGGACATTGCATTCAGTGTGATGAAATGCGAAAATAGCTGTGTTTGACTTTTTGAAAGATGGTTTTGCGCATACAGAAGAGTTTACGTACAACGACCAATTAGAGGCGCATAAATTTATGCATACTAGATTTGACAGGTGCTTgtgttgaaactgaaaaattgaCCGCTGTTATAAAGACGGCCGCACAGCTAGGCGAAAATACCCGCCGCGAAAAATTCAATCGTATTCAGCACCTGTGTTGTTCCCTGCACACCTAGCGCTGTTCTTGTGTCGCTTACAGGAACCGAGAACTTCTCAAGCTCAATGCTTTTAAATTTTAGGACAACTAGTAGAGCCACTGATTGTACCCAGAAAAGAAACTAATAGATTGATTCAGTGAGGGtaaagaattaatttttttagaacTCAGTCTCGATAAGATATAGTATTTTGCATCACTCCTGACCTACCCACTTTTTCCCTGAAGTGACATGCGTAATGACGACAAGAGGTTTTCGTCGTCAGCGCTAAGTTCGTTCAGTGTCCGCACACTAGGCGAAAAATTCAAACATGCTTGATATTGAGCGCTATTTCTGCACCGGCAA
Above is a window of Montipora capricornis isolate CH-2021 chromosome 6, ASM3666992v2, whole genome shotgun sequence DNA encoding:
- the LOC138052394 gene encoding gamma-aminobutyric acid receptor subunit rho-2-like, which encodes MSIITPLVWSMVWTEVFLSSAFAQDSRCNVSAYETTQDLVYCVTNGVNYDKTRRPKTVFPRDDAVLVNVSIEIASLQVDTGDMDFSLEFFFRQRWHDPNLAYDEHQAGGKQFIVFKVDLVKYLWTPDTYIYGIKSIQAVQTDSAIPASEGLRISPNGDVLFSARLSMTISCSMQFHYFPMDKQKCFLNLTSFFYTDDDIHYEWKELTVLDKNIAHFELISFQKSKTIQEFTSGRYGRLTITFEFKRRINFYLLSWYVPATLIVVLSWVGFWIDVKSTPARISLGTITILAMGGFLIGGQEGFPQVSYIRAIDIYLITCFVFVFGCMVEYAVVHYAKRTFEEEEHKKRHEDEVHESDLADSTHHENKNVANGEMNGGFIEVLTPVPSVQEILQWNNIMSTWSTKEAQTWTTNKERKKAVTKSSKPCLGGKFLCSWATKLDEICRLAFPLMFLLIVIVYFIVFVILQ